A stretch of DNA from Paenibacillus albus:
CAATCTCCGACAGTAGCGATAAGGGCTATGTTCGATAGAACAGTGAAGCAGAAGGAAGATCATTCTCCGAAAGGCTGTCTGTTCGTCAACACTGCGGTTGAGCTATCCATGCACGACGATGAATGCCGAAAGATGGTTAATCAACGTTTGAACAATTCGGAGCAGTTCATCAGGCAACTCATCGAAGCAGGGCAGCAGTCAGGCGAGATCGACGAGAAGTTGAACGCTGAATGGCTGGCGTCTTACTTCCTTAATGCATTGACGGGATTGCGTGTCATGGTAAAAACGACTGAAGATAGAGAGAAACTAAACCATATTGTGGATATGACGATGTCCGTTCTGGAGCAGCGATAATTTTTTTGCAAATTCTAGAACGATCGTTCTCAAATTGGGAGTGGAGGGATTGGGATCATGAGTACGACGATAACAAGAGGCAAGACGATGGCTGAAATGCGTACCAGCACGATAGAAGCGACGACCGGGATGCAAAATGAGAAGTCCATTAAGCTGATCCTTGGCTTCACGATTGTGCTTGTCATTATGAATACGATGATGTTTAATCTGGCGCTTCCGAAGGTCGCCGCACAATTCTTATTAAGTCCTTCAACGACATCATGGATCGTCACCGGCTACTCGATTGTATTCGCAATCGCGTCGATTACGTACAGCAGGCTTTCTGATTTCATTCCAATTCGCAAGCTATTCACGATAGCGCTGCTATCGATCAGTATCGGTTCCATTATTGGTTTGTTCAGTGACAGCTTCAGCGTATTGCTCGGCGCAAGGCTCATTCAGGCAGCAGGCGCAGGTGCCATTCCGTCGCTTGGCATGGTGCTGTTGACACGGTATATCCCTGTATCTCGCAGGGGTCTTGCGATGTCCGGTATGCTGTCTTCGATTTCGCTTGGTCTAGGACTTGGGCCTGTTGTAGGTGGGTTCGTCGTTCAATATTTGGGCTGGCACTTCCTATTCATCGTTACAGGTCTTAACCTGCTATTGATTCCGTTCTTTTATTTGATGCTGCCAAAAGAGAAGCCTGCCCGCGGCTCGTTCGATCTTCTTGGAGCCCTGCTGATTGGTACGGGAACAACCGGACTGCTGTTGTTCCTTACTTCTAAGAACTTAATACCGTTAATTATCGGTATAATCGTCCTTATTCTGTTCGCTATCCGCATTCGGATAGCAGCTAATCCATTCGTGCTGCCAGCATTATTCCGTGATAAGAAGTATTTGACACTTGTCGGCATCGGAATTGGCGCTTATATGGTCAGCTTCTCGTTCTTGTTTATTGCACCGCAGCTATTGTCACATGTCTTTAAGCTGAATCCAAGCAATTCCGGTCTCGTATTGTTCCCTGGCGCAATTCTCGCAATGGTGGTATCGACCCGAGTAGGCCGGATTATCGACCGCTACGGCAACAGAGGACTTATCCGAATCGCACCGTTCATGCTGCTGGGCTCGATTATACTGATGGCGTTGACCGCAACCTATTCTTACTTTGAAGTAGCTATCGTCTATATCCTGATTAGCGTCAGCTTCACGGCAATCAGCAGTGCGGTATCGAATGAGCTCTCGCGTATGCTTCCTAAGGAGCGGATCGGTTCTGGAATGGGTCTCTTCCAGCTGCTGCAGTTCTTCAGCGGCGCGTTCGGTGTCGCACTATCAGGCAGCGCACTCGTCTGGCAGCAGTCGCTGCCGCAAGTTCGTGCCTTCGATAACATCATTTGGGGATTGACTATTGTTTCACTGTTCTCGATCGTAAGCGCGTGGTTGTACCGTAGATTTGCTGCGGTAAAAGCTGCTTCTTAAGCACTGAGCGTGCAGATTCAGCACTCTCACACAAGGACCCGGCCGATATGGGCTTCCTGGTGAAGCTGAGTCCAAGCATATAGCAAAGCCCGCGGTTTCCGCGGGCTTTTTGTTGTTTCGCGTTAGAATAAGTTCTTTTGCCCGAGGGGAAAATGACGTATCAGTTGATGCAAGTTAAAGCACGGAGGTAGACATGAAACGGTTGACCAAATGGATGATCCGTTCACAGCCGAAGCATCCCGTTAACAAAGAACTGGCTGCTTCCAGTCTCGATGAAAGCGCATCGGTATCACCGGAATTGGAGCAGAACGAGCAGCTTCTCCAGGATACTTTCGACAATTGCTCGGATATCGTATTCCGTAAAGTACGCCACAGCGGTGATGGAGATGGAGAGAAGCGAGAATGGATGGTCATCTTCCTATCCAGTCTTGTTAATGAACAGCTTATTGATGATCAAATCTTGAAACCACTGATTCTAATGCCCACGGACAAACAACTCTCAATTGATGCATGTGCAGAAGCCTTTCTCTCGGCTGGAACGATTGAAGTGACGGCAAAGATGAAGGACATTGTACGTCAGCTGTTAAATGGCTATGCGATCGTGTTTGCTCAAACGGAGCAGAAGGCGATGATGGTGAAGGCCAGTGGGATCAAGCAGCGTAGTCTTGAAGAGCCTTCGTCGGAGCCGGTCATCCGTGGACCGCGAGATGGGTTTATTGAGAATATCGGAACGAATCTGGGGCTGCTGCGCAGCAGACTGAAGACCTCGCGGCTCAAGACGGAAACCGTCACTCTGGGCGAGCTGAGCCAAACTCAGATCATGATCGTCTATATCGCGGGGCTCGCAGAAGAGCCGCTTATTGAAGAAGTGCAGAAACGGGTGAAACGAGTTCAAGTTGACGGCATCCTCGACTCCGGTTATTTGGAGGAGTTCATCGAAGACTTCCCGTATTCTCCTTTTCCGCAAGTACATAGTACGGAACGGCCCGACGTTGCAGCTGCCGAGCTGTTAGAGGGAAGAGTGGTTATCCTCGTCGATAATACCCCGTTCGCGCTTATTGCTCCGATGACATTGTGGGCAGGACTACAGGCAAGCGAGGATTATTATATCCGCTGGCCGATTGCCACTTTCGTCCGCTGGATTCGGTTTCTATTTATCTTCATCGCGATATTTGCTCCGCCTCTATATGTAGCGGTTACGACCTTCCATCAGGAAATGATCCCGACGAATCTCGTGCTTAGCATCGCCTCCGCCAGAGAGGCTGTCCCGTTCCCGGCGCTGATCGAAGCGCTCCTGATGGAGATCATCTTCGAGGCGCTGCGAGAGGCAGGAATCCGATTGCCGAAGCAGATCGGACAAGCAGTCAGCATTGTCGGCGCACTCGTAATCGGGCAGGCAGCGGTGCAAGCGGGGATCATCTCGGCGCCAGTAGTCATCATCGTGTCCATTACTGGTATTGCTGCATTCACCATTCCGAGGTATAGCTTCGCTAATGGAATTCGCTTGCTGCGGTTTCCGATGCTCTTCTTAGCTGGAACGCTTGGGCTATATGGCATTGTGCTTGGATTCATTGGCATTCTGCTGCATGTGTCATCTCTGCGTTCATTCGGCGTGCCTTATTTCGCCCCTGTCTCATTATCCAGCTTGAAGGATATATTAATTCGCTCGCCAATATGGTCACGCACACTTCGGCCCGGCCTCTTGGGAATGGATTCGGCTATTCGCGAGCCAGCGGGGCAGAAGCCGAGTCCATCACGCGGGAAATCGTCCTCCGAGTAGAAAGGACTAGCGATATGAAGCCTTTCAATATGAAACCAATATTATGCAGCTGTTTGCTTGGAAGCATGCTCATCCTAGGCGGCTGTTGGGACCGCACGGAGATTAATGACCTGGCATTCGCTTCGGGAGCTTCGTTTGATCTAACGAAGGACGGCCAATACCTCCTGTCCTTGCAGCTGGCCATTCCTGGTGCAGGGCCGGCAGGAGTAGGCGGAGGGCAGGGAGAGAAGTTCTTTGTCTTATCCGCTGCGGGCAGAAATGCGAATGAAGCCTTCGAGATGATTCAGAAGAAGAGCTCTCGTCGGTTATTTACGGCGCATCGCAGCGTTATTTTTATCGGAGAATCATTGGGGCGTCATGGGATTAACGATGTGCTTGACGTGTTCGCTCATGATCCTAGACAGCGCTTAAAGACATACATAATGGTCGTAAAGGGGCAGGAAGGAAAGAAAATTCTGGAGACGAAATATCCATTCGAGCAAGTGCCGATCGAATCCATCAAAGAACTGGAAGGACTGCGTACCGAGCTCTCCGTCACCTTGCGCGACTATTTCATATCCGCATCGAGTCAAGGCATTAGCCCCGTGATGGGCGTCATTGAAACCGAGGACGAGTCACAAGGAGGCGAAGAAAATAGCAATCGATTATTTAAGCAAGCCGGTTCTGCCGTGTTTAAGGATGCGAAGCTTGTAGGGTACTTGGACGGGAAAGAAACATGCGGATTTCTGTGGGCTACGGATCGAATGAGGTTTGGCCGGTTGAATGCGAACCTGCCAAATGGTCAAGGGAATATAGGGATGCTGTTAAGCCATGCGAATCGAAGAATGAAAACATACATAGATGGGGATAAAGTCAAGGTGGTGATTCAAATCGAGGGAAAAGGCAGCCTCGTCGAGAATAATTCCCCTCTTGATATCAGCAGACCGAAGAATCGCGCGCTGGCCGAGAAGGAATTCGAGAAATCTGTCCAGGATCTAGTCGAACGAGTCGTTGCGAAGCTTCAGAAAAAGTATCGAGTGGATAGCTTGGGCATTGGTCAAGAGATTTACCGGAATCACCCGAAGGTTTGGAAAAGGCTGCAGAGTGAATGGGAAACAAAGTTTCCTGAAGCAGAAGTCGTTACGACGGTTAAGCTAACGATAGAAGGAGTTGGCATGGCAGGACCACCGCTTCAGCTTAAAGATAAGGAGATCATCAAATGATTACTCAGCTTATCGGATATATCCTGATGCTTGCGATTTGGTCTATCCTAAGTATTCGTTCACTCCTGATGAAACAGAAGAATAAAGAAGCCGCCCTATATGGCGGCTTACTGGCTCTTGCGGCGATTATCGGGTGCTTCTGCATCACGAAAACAGAGCTGCCAAGCTTTGTCATCCCATTCCAGCTGCTATTCGAGCCCATCGGGATGAAGCTGTTAGGCCGCTGAGCTGGCTGTTTTCTTGCGAATCGTTCTTTGAACCGTGTCAATCAACAAGAGCATTAAAGGCAAGAACGTCTGATTAAGGAACGCCAAGAGCGGGAACGTGAACACAAGATAATTGAGCAGCTCCGATGCGTTCTTGAAAATCCAGATCGAGCCAATGATGGACAGCAGCGTGACAGGCAGCACGATATCGCGATAACTCCGGATGCCGAAGAGCTGGCTAATGCAAAGGCAGAGAATAAATAAGGAAACCGACGTTTTCACAAATGTCCCCATTACCCAAATAGAGACAGCAATCGCTTCCAGCCGCTCGATCGATCCTTCAATGCCGATGTATTGAATGACGCTTAAGAAGGAGTACGATAATTTACCGGTAATCGGTCCAAGCACCATAATCGAGATTATGGCGATGACGAAGATAATCACTGTAATGCCTATTAATGCAAAATAGGAAACATGACGATCGCGTTTTGGATTGTTTAAGTAGGGAAGAAGCCATCCTAAGATGAACAATTGATTCATAAACGCTCCTGCAGGCATAAACATGCCATAGAGAACAGGAGCTATTCCATTCCCGAGAACAGGCTTGAGATAAGCCGGATCTGCGTCCTTGATGGCGAGGATGAACATGGGCAGCACTAACAACATAAGCAGCGGTGTTAGAAACTGATTGCATCGTCCGATGACTTCAATGCCGGCAATTACTGCGAAGGCGCATAGGAGAAGCAGCGAAAAACTGCCGACAAGAGTGGGGCTCTTGGGCAGCAGCAGCGTTTTGATGAATGCCGTATGTTGCAAGGTTATCGTGGAGATGGAGACGAACCAATAGTACACATAATTGAGCCCTAGTAAGGAGCCGAGCCACTTGCCGAGGATCTTTGAACCGTATTCGAGAATCGTTAGTCCAGGATAGCGGCGCGCGAGTGTCGTCATCACCCATATGCTTATAAGTCCGGTAACAGCGGAGGGCAGTACGGACAACCAAGCATCCTGTTTAGCGAACATCACCATCTGGGCAGGCACGGTTAAGTTAATGGTGGAGACGACAAAAGTGAACAAAATTAAGCCAAGCTGAGTTCCTGAAATCTTTTCAACTGCTGGTATCTTCATGAGTTCTCCTTGCCGTTCGGAAATATTCCCAAGTATTAGCTGAACGGAATCACTTTATACGAGTTGACTTGCTATCTACTAAAAGGTAGAATGACATCATGACGAAAACAAAAAACACCTCCGAGCAGATCTTAGATACTGCTCAGGCAATGGTTCAGGAATTCGGATTTAACGGATTCAGCTACGCGCATATCGCTGAGAAGGTCGGTATTCGGACCGCGAGCATCCATTATTACTTCCCGAATAAGGAGGATTTGGGAGAAGCGCTAATTGCTCGTTATCTCAAGGGATTTCATGCTGCAAGCGCCCAAATCGACGCGGGTACGACAGACAATTTGGAGCGGCTCTATGGCTTTACCCGCATCTTCAGTGGACCGGTTCAGGATAACAGTACTTGCCTAAGCGTCATGCTCTCTTCAGACCTTGCCACCTTATCAGAGAAAGTAAGGGTTGAATTGGCTGGTTTCTTCAACGCCAACCTCAGTTATCTCGAGCGTGTTCTCGAAGAAGGTCGGCAAGCAGGCCAGCTGCAATTCGAAGGAGAAGTGAAGGCGCAAGCCCATCAGTTTCTTGCTTCGCTGCAAGGCGGGCAATTGCTTGCTCGCGGCTTCCGCGATCCAGACCGATTCGAGATGATTGCGAAGGGATTAATATCCGCTTTGAAGGTTTGAGGGCGGATATTTTTTTTGAATATAATCTATCTATTGATAGGTAGACAAATTGCAGAGAATGAGTTAAAGTACAAGTAGTTAAATTAATGAGAGGAGGTGAGAAGATGATATACGAGCTGCGTGTTTATGATATGCATCCCGGTAAGATGAAGGCTATTCAAGAGCGGTTCGACAATCATGTGATTGCCTTATTCGCGAAGCACGGAATGAAAATTACTCACTTTTGGGCTGATCTAGATGAAGCGAAGAACCGCCTTTATTATATTGTAGAGCATGACAGCCTGGAGCTTCGCAACGAGAACTATGAGCGATTCCGGAGCGATCCGGAATGGATTGAACTGAGAAGGGTAACGGAGCAGAACGGTCCGCTGGTACTGAAACAAGAGAGCTTCTTTATGCAAGACGTCGCATTTTTTACAAACAAATAAATCATAAGAATGGAGCAACCCATCATGAAAACATTAGTTATCGTAACACATCCGAACATTGAGACTTCCCGTGTTAATGCCGCTTGGCTTGAGGAGCTTCGCAAGCATAGCGATATCACCGTTCATGAGCTGTATAAAGCCTACCCTGATGAGAACATCGACGTTGCCAAGGAGCAAGCACTTATTGAAGCGCATGACCGCGTTATTTTCCAATATCCGCTCTTCTGGTACAGCTCACCTATGCTTCTGAAGAAATGGTTCGATTCCGTTCTTCAATACGGCTGGGCGTACGGCCCGGATGGTTCGAAGACAGCTGGCAAGCAATTCGGTGCCGCGATCTCGACCTACGGTTCGGAAGCATCGTATCAGCCTTCAGGATCTAACCGATTCACGCTAGCTGAGATCTTACGTCCGATTGAAGCGACCACGCACTTTATCAGTGGCGAGTATTTGCCGCACTTTGCATTAAGCGATGTGTCTAATCTAACGGATGAACGACTGGCAGAGAGCACGAAGGCTTATGTTAAGCATGTCCGTGCAGCACAGCCAGTAACAGTGGCGTAAGGCTTTAATCATAAATTAAATCTATCTACTAATAGATAAAAATAAATCATATATAAAGGGGAATGTTAATCATGAAATTTGAAAATAAAGTTGTCGTCATCACTGGTGGAAGCAGCGGTATTGGTAAAGCTGCCGCAATTGAATTCGTGAAACAAGGCGCAAGTGTAGTTATTAATGGCCGCCGTGAGGAAGCGCTTCGGGAGGCTGCACAAGAAATTGATCCTACAGGTCAGCATGTGCCTATGTGGCTGGAGAGATTTCGGATCGACACGTAGCACAACGGTTGATTGCGGAAGGACTGGCACGCTTTGGCCGCATTGATACGCTCGTCAATAGTGCAGGTATCTTCATCGCTAAGCCATTTACGGAGATTACTGAGGAAGAATTCACTTCCGCGCTCTATACAAATGTTGTCGGTCTGTTCTATCTGTCGCAGCTGGCTGCTAAAGAAATGCTGAAAGCCGGCTCCGGTCATATCGTCAATATTACGGCAAGCGGAGCTGCAGATCAGCCGATCAAATCCGTGCCTGCCACACTTGCGGCTTTAACGAAAGGCGGTGTGGGCACATTGACGAAGTCATTGGCAATTGAGTTTGCTGATCGCGGTGTTCGCGTGAATGCAGTCGCTCCGGGAGTCATTAAGACGCCGATGCATGCGCCTGAAACGCATGATTTCCTTGCAAAGCTGCATCCTATGGGCAGAATGGGCGAAGCGAAAGAGATCGTCGATGCCATTCTATATCTGGAATCCGCATCGTTCGTCACAGGTGAAATCCTCCATGTCGATGGCGGACAAAACGCAGGACAGTGGTAATAACCCGAGTAGGAGGAGGAAGATTGCTATGCTATATGAACTGCGGATTTATCACGTCGTTCCTGGTCGGATGCAAGAGCTTCTGGATCGATTCCGTGATCACACGCTGAAGCTGTTCGAGAAGCATGATCTGAAGGTGACGAATTTCTGGCTCAATGCAGATGAGACGAAGAATCAGTTCTATTATGTGTTTGAGCACACAGATCAAGCCGCGCGCGAGAAGAACTTCCAAGCATTTCTGGATGATCCGGAATGGCTGGAGCTGGTGAAGCGCACAGAGAGCAACGGACCTTTATATGAAAAGATTGAAGAGATCTACATGAATAACGCACCTTTCTTCCAATTTGCTTGAGTCAAGACGAGGGCAGCCGGTCACAGTGACCGGCTGTTTTTGCATTGAAAGCGTGTCTGTATTGAGCTTGTTACAAAAAAGGACATTGTGATTCAACTGAAAGTCGATATCCATCAAAATTTGAAAGCAAGCGTTCTTGTATACACAGGAAAAATGGATATAAGTGACGAATAGTATCAAAGACAACCAGAAAATCAAAATCCCCTCGTCAAAAACACTTCCTGAGTCGAAATCTATCCCAATTTCAGTGCTTTATTGGAATACCTTATAAATGCTATAAAATCATCTGTATTGTTCATACGAGCAAGGCGTGGTAGGGTGAAGATATGAATGTTTTGTAATTGGAATCCGAATAATCGGAATAAAACAAGATAGGTAAAGTGAGGTGTGCGAAAGAGATGCTGCAAGTAACGAACAGTCCGTTCGGACAAGAGCAGGTGGAGCTGCTGAACCGCTTGCTTCCAACGTTAACGGAAGGACAGAAGATTTGGTTAAGCGGCTATTTGGCAGCTTATCAGCAAGTTGGCGTACAAGCGGGAGGTACGGTTGCTGCGCAAGGAGCAACTGCGGCGATTGCACCAGCTGCTGCGGTATCGAAGGAAGCGACCGTGCTCTTCGGATCGCAAACCGGCAACAGCCACAAGCTGGCGAAGAAGCTTGCCGGCAAGCTGCAGGATCAAGGGCTGCAGGTTACGCTCTCATCCATGATTGATTTTAAGCCAAACACGCTTAAGAAGATTGAGAATTTGTTCATCGTGGTGAGCACGCATGGTGAAGGCGATCCGCCTGATAATGCCATCTCGTTCTATGAATATCTCCATAGCAAACGTGCGCCGCAGCTGAATGAAATGTCTTTCTCCGTACTTGCGCTTGGCGATACATCCTATGAATTCTTCTGCAAGACAGGCAGAGATTTCGATACTCGGCTGGAGGAGCTCGGCGCGAAGCGGATTGCTCCGCGTATTGACGCCGATGTCGACTTCGAAGATGCGGCGCAAGAGTGGCTTGTGAGCGTGCTGCAAGCAGTCGGCCAGTCCGCAGCAGCGACGGCAGATGCATCTGTGGCCGCAGCTGGGTTAGGTGTTGCAGCTGCATTGAGCGGAGTAGCGACAGAATCGGAATATACGAGATCGAATCCTTTTCAAGCGAGTGTGCTTGAGAATTTGAACTTGAACGGACGGGGCTCCGACCGGGAGACGCGCCATCTTGAAATTTCATTAGAGGGCTCCGGCATTCAATATGAGCCTGGCGACAGCGTCGGCATCTACCCGCAGAATCATCCGCGTCTCGTCGATGAGCTGATTGAAGCGATGGAATGGCAGCCGGATGCGCAAGTTCCTC
This window harbors:
- a CDS encoding NAD(P)H-dependent oxidoreductase, with the translated sequence MKTLVIVTHPNIETSRVNAAWLEELRKHSDITVHELYKAYPDENIDVAKEQALIEAHDRVIFQYPLFWYSSPMLLKKWFDSVLQYGWAYGPDGSKTAGKQFGAAISTYGSEASYQPSGSNRFTLAEILRPIEATTHFISGEYLPHFALSDVSNLTDERLAESTKAYVKHVRAAQPVTVA
- a CDS encoding assimilatory sulfite reductase (NADPH) flavoprotein subunit, translating into MLQVTNSPFGQEQVELLNRLLPTLTEGQKIWLSGYLAAYQQVGVQAGGTVAAQGATAAIAPAAAVSKEATVLFGSQTGNSHKLAKKLAGKLQDQGLQVTLSSMIDFKPNTLKKIENLFIVVSTHGEGDPPDNAISFYEYLHSKRAPQLNEMSFSVLALGDTSYEFFCKTGRDFDTRLEELGAKRIAPRIDADVDFEDAAQEWLVSVLQAVGQSAAATADASVAAAGLGVAAALSGVATESEYTRSNPFQASVLENLNLNGRGSDRETRHLEISLEGSGIQYEPGDSVGIYPQNHPRLVDELIEAMEWQPDAQVPLRKSAERVSLKDALTSHYEITVLTPLLIEQLADVAPDSGLKQLLAPGQEGELRSYCKGRDLLDLVQDYDLKGLSAKAFTAQLRKLPPRLYSIASSGRAYPDEVHLTIRKVHYENLGRVRYGVCSTFVSERLEAGQNLPLFVQENPNFKLPSDPETPIIMIGPGTGVAPFRAFLGEREELGAEGKTWLFYGDQHFSSDFLYQVEWQRWLKDGVLTRMDVAFSRDTDQKVYVQHRMLEHSKDLYQWLQEGAVVYICGDEKKMAHDVQATLLAILKQEGGLNDEDAAAYLSRMQQEKRYQRDVY
- a CDS encoding spore germination protein, which gives rise to MKRLTKWMIRSQPKHPVNKELAASSLDESASVSPELEQNEQLLQDTFDNCSDIVFRKVRHSGDGDGEKREWMVIFLSSLVNEQLIDDQILKPLILMPTDKQLSIDACAEAFLSAGTIEVTAKMKDIVRQLLNGYAIVFAQTEQKAMMVKASGIKQRSLEEPSSEPVIRGPRDGFIENIGTNLGLLRSRLKTSRLKTETVTLGELSQTQIMIVYIAGLAEEPLIEEVQKRVKRVQVDGILDSGYLEEFIEDFPYSPFPQVHSTERPDVAAAELLEGRVVILVDNTPFALIAPMTLWAGLQASEDYYIRWPIATFVRWIRFLFIFIAIFAPPLYVAVTTFHQEMIPTNLVLSIASAREAVPFPALIEALLMEIIFEALREAGIRLPKQIGQAVSIVGALVIGQAAVQAGIISAPVVIIVSITGIAAFTIPRYSFANGIRLLRFPMLFLAGTLGLYGIVLGFIGILLHVSSLRSFGVPYFAPVSLSSLKDILIRSPIWSRTLRPGLLGMDSAIREPAGQKPSPSRGKSSSE
- a CDS encoding TetR/AcrR family transcriptional regulator, with translation MARAKEFDEDTVLLKAMELFWEQGYEKTSMSDLVEHMGVHKRSLYDTFGDKHALYMKALQRYDQMIAHRYVINQGQSPTVAIRAMFDRTVKQKEDHSPKGCLFVNTAVELSMHDDECRKMVNQRLNNSEQFIRQLIEAGQQSGEIDEKLNAEWLASYFLNALTGLRVMVKTTEDREKLNHIVDMTMSVLEQR
- a CDS encoding NIPSNAP family protein, which gives rise to MLYELRIYHVVPGRMQELLDRFRDHTLKLFEKHDLKVTNFWLNADETKNQFYYVFEHTDQAAREKNFQAFLDDPEWLELVKRTESNGPLYEKIEEIYMNNAPFFQFA
- a CDS encoding Ger(x)C family spore germination protein — encoded protein: MKPILCSCLLGSMLILGGCWDRTEINDLAFASGASFDLTKDGQYLLSLQLAIPGAGPAGVGGGQGEKFFVLSAAGRNANEAFEMIQKKSSRRLFTAHRSVIFIGESLGRHGINDVLDVFAHDPRQRLKTYIMVVKGQEGKKILETKYPFEQVPIESIKELEGLRTELSVTLRDYFISASSQGISPVMGVIETEDESQGGEENSNRLFKQAGSAVFKDAKLVGYLDGKETCGFLWATDRMRFGRLNANLPNGQGNIGMLLSHANRRMKTYIDGDKVKVVIQIEGKGSLVENNSPLDISRPKNRALAEKEFEKSVQDLVERVVAKLQKKYRVDSLGIGQEIYRNHPKVWKRLQSEWETKFPEAEVVTTVKLTIEGVGMAGPPLQLKDKEIIK
- a CDS encoding MFS transporter, with product MSTTITRGKTMAEMRTSTIEATTGMQNEKSIKLILGFTIVLVIMNTMMFNLALPKVAAQFLLSPSTTSWIVTGYSIVFAIASITYSRLSDFIPIRKLFTIALLSISIGSIIGLFSDSFSVLLGARLIQAAGAGAIPSLGMVLLTRYIPVSRRGLAMSGMLSSISLGLGLGPVVGGFVVQYLGWHFLFIVTGLNLLLIPFFYLMLPKEKPARGSFDLLGALLIGTGTTGLLLFLTSKNLIPLIIGIIVLILFAIRIRIAANPFVLPALFRDKKYLTLVGIGIGAYMVSFSFLFIAPQLLSHVFKLNPSNSGLVLFPGAILAMVVSTRVGRIIDRYGNRGLIRIAPFMLLGSIILMALTATYSYFEVAIVYILISVSFTAISSAVSNELSRMLPKERIGSGMGLFQLLQFFSGAFGVALSGSALVWQQSLPQVRAFDNIIWGLTIVSLFSIVSAWLYRRFAAVKAAS
- a CDS encoding GerAB/ArcD/ProY family transporter, yielding MKIPAVEKISGTQLGLILFTFVVSTINLTVPAQMVMFAKQDAWLSVLPSAVTGLISIWVMTTLARRYPGLTILEYGSKILGKWLGSLLGLNYVYYWFVSISTITLQHTAFIKTLLLPKSPTLVGSFSLLLLCAFAVIAGIEVIGRCNQFLTPLLMLLVLPMFILAIKDADPAYLKPVLGNGIAPVLYGMFMPAGAFMNQLFILGWLLPYLNNPKRDRHVSYFALIGITVIIFVIAIISIMVLGPITGKLSYSFLSVIQYIGIEGSIERLEAIAVSIWVMGTFVKTSVSLFILCLCISQLFGIRSYRDIVLPVTLLSIIGSIWIFKNASELLNYLVFTFPLLAFLNQTFLPLMLLLIDTVQRTIRKKTASSAA
- a CDS encoding TetR/AcrR family transcriptional regulator translates to MTKTKNTSEQILDTAQAMVQEFGFNGFSYAHIAEKVGIRTASIHYYFPNKEDLGEALIARYLKGFHAASAQIDAGTTDNLERLYGFTRIFSGPVQDNSTCLSVMLSSDLATLSEKVRVELAGFFNANLSYLERVLEEGRQAGQLQFEGEVKAQAHQFLASLQGGQLLARGFRDPDRFEMIAKGLISALKV
- a CDS encoding NIPSNAP family protein is translated as MIYELRVYDMHPGKMKAIQERFDNHVIALFAKHGMKITHFWADLDEAKNRLYYIVEHDSLELRNENYERFRSDPEWIELRRVTEQNGPLVLKQESFFMQDVAFFTNK